One segment of Allorhodopirellula heiligendammensis DNA contains the following:
- the hrpA gene encoding ATP-dependent RNA helicase HrpA gives MNQKPRSPELTSPLESLPQLRAANNQIDLDQIKLEFPVDLPISEHREDIVSLLGEHQVIVLCGETGSGKSTQLPKMCLEAGFGRERLIGHTQPRRLAARSIAARLAEETSTVLGNEIGYHVRFGDKTSDRTRIKLMTDGILLAETGSDPDLRAYDVIIIDEAHERSLNIDFLLGLLRRIMDRRPELRIVITSATIDADRFAEHFGSVDVETGEVIPAPILRVEGRGYPVELRYLPWDDVAGSPTRGYDLAAHVIAAIDSLRRDGSGDTLVFLPTERDIRDVSHQVGGHFKRLGIENRVELLPLYARLPQSAQQAIFHPSGGKQRIIFATNVAESSLTVPGIRYVIDSGTARISRYSVRSKVQRLPVEPVSRASANQRSGRCGRVGPGIAVRLYDVDDFESRDAFTTPEIRRTNLASVVLQSKVLGLGKLEEFPLIDPPRIEAIREGFRTLRELGAVDDDGELTEIGWQLGRMPVDPRVGRILIGAAEYGVLPEVLPIAAAMEIPDPRDRPPEKRAAADQAHAQFADPESDFLSLLRMWRFYDEMSSKYGRGKMTRVLRQNFLSPNRMREWSDVYRQLKELAASNLGTRSISRFGASHGSRDRNVKAGASAPKASKIQQRNRSRIAIGPIRYSDAVAEQADTIAPIVDADRYASIHQALLTGLLSGVAMAGEKNEYTGAGGLKLYLWPGSGVFEAKPKWIVAAELVETTRPYARTVAKIQPAWIEAVGDHVLKSSFSDPHWSRKASGAFCYQRRSLFGLPVVVRRRVPLAPIDAIEARNLMIGNGLIGGELPTTAKFVRHNRRLLESIEKLAAKTRRRDLVVDDYALQAFYHSRLPDWVCDRARLEKFDRQCDPPPWAGRMRDEVDLAAWLADPPSLEDERDSQADSDAPENGVETPYLRPDDLLETSAARIEQEDFPDELVAGATRLPLEYHFRPGTEEDGIHLTIHPAALPQVSDGALEWLVPGQLEAKVTALIKSLPKRLRRLLVPAADVAQRVTQEIRAQRGETPFMQALCESLTRHAETRITADDFQNDKLESNLRFLIRVVDDEGKTLATDRSVDAIKQSLGAVTHGADDTPDNSFEAEDWSRERMTAWDIDRFPAEVIRRRGGVQVAQYPGLIAHSDFVSTQLFAEPSAAETSSRMGLTRLFSLACRKDLRAQIRHLPAIADAKLKLGAILPASVLESSLADLLVRLAVVEKRPMIRTSDEYAARLAEAPARIGEATQDVAGWLPKLTAAYHAMRYAREETSPAKFPAVLADVDEQLAWLFSDRFLLWTPWQHLQHFPRYLQAIAYRLDKLKAGAEQRDAESRQVIAMLWSRWLATKREDDREPKNHADSEFRWMIEELRVSQFAQPLGTAVKVSPKRCEKLLE, from the coding sequence TTGAATCAGAAACCCCGTAGCCCCGAACTCACATCGCCACTCGAGTCGCTACCGCAATTGCGGGCTGCGAACAACCAAATTGATCTTGACCAGATCAAACTTGAGTTTCCTGTCGATCTACCGATATCGGAGCACCGTGAGGACATCGTGTCCCTGCTCGGCGAGCACCAAGTGATCGTGCTGTGCGGCGAAACAGGCAGCGGCAAAAGCACCCAGCTACCGAAAATGTGTTTGGAGGCTGGCTTTGGACGCGAGCGGCTGATCGGCCACACCCAGCCTCGCCGACTGGCGGCACGCTCGATCGCGGCCCGCTTGGCGGAGGAAACCTCGACGGTGCTCGGTAACGAGATCGGCTATCACGTTCGCTTTGGTGACAAGACGAGTGATCGTACCCGGATCAAATTGATGACCGACGGGATCCTGCTGGCCGAAACCGGCTCGGATCCTGATCTGCGCGCCTACGATGTGATCATCATCGATGAGGCTCACGAGCGTTCGTTGAACATCGACTTTCTGTTGGGGTTGCTGCGACGGATCATGGACCGTCGTCCCGAATTGCGGATCGTCATCACCTCGGCCACCATCGATGCAGATCGATTCGCCGAACATTTTGGTTCTGTGGACGTCGAAACCGGCGAGGTGATCCCGGCGCCCATTTTGCGAGTCGAGGGCCGAGGCTATCCGGTTGAGTTGCGATATTTGCCGTGGGACGACGTCGCCGGAAGCCCTACCCGTGGTTATGACTTGGCCGCCCACGTGATCGCGGCAATTGACTCACTGCGACGCGACGGCTCGGGTGACACACTCGTGTTCCTGCCGACCGAGCGTGATATTCGTGATGTTTCGCACCAAGTGGGAGGGCACTTTAAGCGATTAGGGATCGAAAACCGTGTGGAACTGCTCCCTCTCTACGCCCGATTGCCTCAATCGGCTCAGCAAGCGATTTTTCATCCCAGCGGCGGGAAACAACGGATTATCTTCGCCACCAACGTGGCCGAATCCTCATTGACGGTGCCAGGGATTCGGTATGTCATCGATTCAGGGACCGCGCGGATCAGTCGCTATAGCGTCCGCAGCAAAGTCCAACGACTGCCGGTTGAGCCGGTTAGCCGTGCGAGCGCGAATCAACGCAGTGGACGATGCGGTCGCGTCGGGCCGGGGATCGCGGTGCGATTGTACGATGTCGATGATTTTGAGAGCCGCGACGCATTCACCACGCCCGAGATTCGCCGCACGAATCTGGCAAGCGTGGTTCTGCAAAGCAAAGTCTTGGGTTTGGGAAAACTCGAAGAGTTTCCGCTAATCGACCCGCCCCGCATCGAGGCAATTCGCGAGGGATTCCGCACCCTGCGAGAACTCGGTGCCGTCGACGACGATGGCGAACTGACGGAAATTGGCTGGCAGCTCGGACGGATGCCGGTCGATCCGCGCGTGGGCCGAATTTTGATCGGTGCTGCCGAATATGGTGTGCTGCCGGAGGTCCTCCCCATCGCGGCGGCGATGGAAATCCCTGATCCACGCGATCGCCCCCCGGAGAAGCGCGCCGCGGCGGATCAGGCACACGCGCAATTTGCCGACCCTGAAAGTGACTTCCTCAGCCTGCTACGAATGTGGCGGTTCTACGACGAGATGAGCTCCAAGTACGGGCGCGGCAAAATGACCCGCGTGCTCCGTCAGAATTTCTTATCGCCCAATCGTATGCGTGAATGGTCGGACGTCTATCGTCAACTCAAAGAGTTAGCGGCGAGCAATCTCGGTACCCGCTCTATTAGCCGTTTTGGCGCTAGCCACGGTTCTCGGGATCGCAATGTTAAAGCCGGGGCAAGCGCCCCGAAGGCCAGTAAAATCCAGCAGCGTAATAGGAGCCGAATCGCGATCGGACCGATTCGATACAGCGACGCGGTTGCGGAGCAAGCCGATACGATTGCGCCGATTGTCGACGCGGATCGCTACGCATCGATTCATCAAGCATTGCTGACAGGATTGTTATCCGGTGTCGCGATGGCGGGCGAGAAAAACGAGTACACCGGTGCGGGCGGACTGAAACTTTACCTGTGGCCGGGCAGCGGCGTTTTTGAAGCAAAACCAAAATGGATCGTAGCGGCAGAACTCGTCGAAACCACACGGCCCTACGCACGCACGGTAGCCAAGATCCAGCCCGCTTGGATCGAGGCTGTCGGCGACCATGTGCTCAAGTCATCGTTCAGTGACCCGCATTGGAGCCGCAAGGCGAGCGGCGCGTTTTGCTACCAACGGCGTTCTTTATTTGGATTGCCCGTCGTCGTCCGCCGTCGCGTGCCGCTGGCTCCAATCGATGCCATCGAAGCTCGTAATCTGATGATTGGCAATGGATTGATCGGTGGTGAGCTGCCGACAACCGCGAAGTTTGTCCGACACAACCGCCGTTTGCTCGAGTCCATTGAAAAACTCGCTGCGAAAACACGGCGGCGAGATTTGGTTGTTGATGACTATGCGCTGCAAGCATTCTATCACTCGCGCCTGCCGGATTGGGTATGTGATCGTGCGCGGCTCGAGAAGTTTGACCGACAATGCGATCCGCCGCCGTGGGCCGGTCGCATGCGAGACGAAGTCGACCTTGCTGCTTGGTTGGCTGATCCACCGTCCCTCGAGGATGAACGTGATTCTCAGGCGGATTCTGATGCACCGGAGAACGGCGTCGAGACCCCGTACTTACGTCCCGACGATCTGCTTGAAACCTCAGCGGCCCGAATTGAGCAGGAGGACTTTCCCGACGAACTCGTTGCCGGTGCCACGCGACTACCACTCGAATATCACTTTCGGCCAGGAACCGAAGAGGATGGGATTCATCTGACCATCCATCCCGCGGCGCTGCCGCAGGTCAGCGATGGCGCGCTCGAATGGTTGGTTCCGGGGCAACTCGAGGCGAAAGTGACCGCGTTGATTAAATCATTGCCTAAGCGGCTACGCCGGTTGCTCGTCCCGGCCGCCGATGTGGCGCAACGGGTGACTCAAGAGATCCGTGCGCAGCGCGGCGAAACACCGTTCATGCAAGCGCTCTGCGAGTCGTTGACGCGGCATGCCGAAACTCGGATCACTGCCGATGATTTCCAAAACGATAAACTCGAATCCAATTTGCGTTTTCTCATTCGCGTGGTCGACGACGAAGGCAAAACGCTGGCGACCGACCGCAGTGTCGATGCAATTAAGCAATCGCTCGGCGCCGTAACTCATGGAGCTGACGACACACCGGACAACTCCTTCGAAGCCGAGGATTGGTCGCGTGAGCGGATGACGGCGTGGGATATCGATCGATTCCCTGCGGAGGTGATCCGGCGGCGCGGAGGTGTGCAGGTGGCGCAGTATCCTGGATTGATTGCTCATAGTGATTTCGTCTCGACACAGTTGTTTGCTGAACCCTCGGCCGCCGAAACGAGCAGTCGGATGGGACTGACTCGGCTGTTCTCGCTAGCATGCCGGAAGGACTTGCGAGCTCAAATACGCCATCTGCCAGCCATCGCTGATGCGAAACTTAAACTCGGGGCAATTTTACCGGCGAGCGTGCTGGAATCGTCGCTGGCAGACCTATTGGTACGGCTTGCTGTTGTTGAGAAGCGTCCGATGATCCGCACGTCTGACGAATATGCTGCGAGATTGGCCGAAGCCCCGGCGCGGATCGGGGAAGCCACTCAAGATGTCGCCGGCTGGCTGCCGAAATTAACGGCCGCCTACCATGCGATGAGGTACGCCCGCGAGGAAACTTCGCCGGCGAAGTTTCCGGCCGTGCTCGCCGATGTCGATGAACAGCTCGCGTGGCTCTTTAGCGATCGATTTCTGTTGTGGACACCGTGGCAACATCTCCAACATTTTCCGCGCTATTTGCAAGCGATCGCGTATCGGCTCGATAAACTGAAGGCGGGTGCCGAGCAACGTGATGCGGAATCGCGACAGGTCATCGCGATGCTCTGGAGCCGTTGGCTCGCTACCAAACGAGAGGAT